One stretch of Candidatus Binatus sp. DNA includes these proteins:
- a CDS encoding radical SAM protein, giving the protein MVLLAFFGIFLVFGAAVLYWLLGTSRYGGNRSTVTLQLTATQAALAHGAVKPEPCRTIRVYFIKPSRYDEEGYVQYFRYGVQPNNTLTVLTALNEAFNKRCAGERNVRLETVIWDEICDGIVSPQTITAIKEKAREDGVELLMGLAGVQSNQYPRGRDLALQFVAEGLPTMMGGFHVSGFPDSCKFLNECGVTTVVGEAENIWGAIVEDFLRGDLQKHYTVTEGIRAKTGQDDIIVPLITDSLLPVLDDRYLTRFFNESMTTLDTSRGCPFTCSYCSVKNVMGRTMRSREPDSVVSWVRDACRNHGIESLFLVDDDFFRSPRWEEILTGLIDVKKEYPKLSFMMQVDVDASCYANVAEGEAETAKHRRSRKFTELAAAAGCYQAFVGIESLNPDNLNFATKYQNTDDRQHKWKIEAARAHVIDKYKRVVENWHKVGVSVHAGYMLGFPFDGPDCGRVAAATLKKIGFDIVSFFIMTPLPGTEDQVRFTKEGSIIDWDFNQLDSQHVTLKHEKLDTESWLGAYRDAFLGFYSIPRLLHTIFTVCAGRNLDAESRRAVLRQFTYYFFSYRQGRHPMVGGIWPIRRRDVRRATVTDDEARRFYLGKRFDAILRGDGEEGFAAAPA; this is encoded by the coding sequence GCACAATCCGGGTTTATTTCATAAAACCCTCCCGCTACGACGAGGAGGGCTACGTCCAATATTTCCGCTATGGCGTCCAGCCCAACAACACTTTGACCGTCCTGACCGCCCTGAATGAGGCGTTCAACAAGCGCTGCGCCGGCGAGCGCAATGTCCGCCTCGAGACCGTCATCTGGGATGAGATATGTGACGGCATCGTCAGCCCCCAGACCATCACGGCAATCAAGGAGAAGGCGCGCGAGGATGGCGTCGAGTTGCTGATGGGGCTGGCCGGCGTGCAATCGAATCAGTATCCGCGCGGGCGCGATCTCGCGTTGCAATTTGTCGCCGAGGGACTGCCCACCATGATGGGTGGTTTTCACGTCAGCGGGTTCCCCGATTCATGCAAATTTCTAAACGAATGCGGCGTCACCACGGTGGTCGGCGAGGCGGAAAATATCTGGGGCGCGATCGTCGAGGATTTTCTCCGCGGCGACCTGCAGAAGCATTACACCGTGACCGAAGGTATCCGCGCCAAGACCGGCCAGGACGACATCATCGTCCCGCTGATTACCGACTCGCTGCTGCCGGTGCTCGACGATCGATATCTAACGCGATTTTTTAACGAATCGATGACCACGCTCGATACCTCGCGCGGATGCCCCTTCACCTGCTCGTACTGCAGCGTAAAAAATGTGATGGGGCGCACGATGCGCTCGCGCGAACCTGATTCGGTCGTCAGTTGGGTGCGCGATGCGTGCCGCAATCACGGTATCGAATCGCTGTTCCTGGTCGATGACGACTTCTTCCGCTCGCCGCGATGGGAAGAAATTCTGACCGGCCTGATCGACGTGAAGAAAGAGTACCCGAAACTCTCCTTCATGATGCAGGTCGACGTGGACGCGTCATGCTACGCGAATGTCGCCGAGGGCGAGGCCGAGACCGCCAAGCATCGCCGCAGCCGCAAATTTACCGAACTGGCCGCCGCCGCCGGATGCTACCAGGCATTCGTCGGAATCGAGTCGCTCAATCCCGACAATCTGAACTTCGCGACCAAGTATCAGAACACCGACGATCGCCAGCATAAGTGGAAAATCGAAGCGGCGCGCGCCCACGTGATCGACAAGTACAAGCGCGTCGTCGAGAACTGGCACAAGGTCGGCGTATCGGTGCATGCGGGCTACATGCTGGGCTTCCCGTTCGACGGCCCCGATTGCGGACGCGTTGCCGCGGCGACGCTCAAGAAGATCGGCTTCGATATCGTGTCGTTCTTTATCATGACGCCGCTGCCGGGCACCGAAGACCAGGTCCGTTTCACCAAGGAAGGCTCGATTATCGATTGGGATTTCAACCAGCTCGACTCGCAGCACGTGACGCTGAAGCACGAGAAGCTCGACACGGAAAGCTGGCTCGGCGCGTATCGCGATGCGTTCCTCGGTTTCTACTCGATTCCGCGCTTGCTGCACACGATTTTCACCGTTTGCGCAGGCCGTAATCTCGACGCCGAGTCGCGTCGCGCGGTGCTCCGCCAGTTCACCTATTATTTTTTCAGCTACCGGCAGGGGCGCCATCCGATGGTTGGCGGCATCTGGCCGATTCGCCGCCGTGACGTGCGCCGCGCCACCGTCACCGATGACGAAGCGCGCCGCTTCTATCTCGGCAAGCGCTTCGACGCGATCCTGCGCGGCGACGGCGAAGAGGGCTTCGCCGCAGCGCCCGCCTGA
- a CDS encoding DUF507 family protein, with amino-acid sequence MAVREAQIDALANHLVQGLVDRGAVKPKADLKDLVACVVELMSENFETEAKIDEEADQMAEAEARRDTRLDVTRLRGLIRQRLAEKKNFTL; translated from the coding sequence ATGGCGGTTCGGGAAGCTCAAATCGACGCGCTCGCGAATCATCTGGTGCAGGGCCTCGTCGATCGCGGCGCAGTCAAGCCCAAAGCCGACCTCAAGGACCTGGTCGCTTGCGTGGTCGAGTTGATGTCTGAAAATTTCGAAACCGAAGCCAAAATCGACGAAGAGGCCGACCAGATGGCCGAGGCCGAAGCGCGCCGCGACACCCGCCTCGACGTTACGCGGCTGCGCGGACTGATTCGCCAGCGCCTCGCCGAGAAGAAAAACTTCACGCTGTAA